AGCCCATTATCCAGTGGTCGCCGACGATGAGCGGCTTAACTTCACCGTCCCAGAGGTAGAGGTTCACCCTTCCAGCGTCGGGAACCGTGAAGTAGACTTTCCCGCCGTCGAGCTTTGCACTCCCTGTGTTGAGCGGACCTTCATATACGGGCTTAAGTTCTCCGTCCCAGAGGTAGAGCCAGTCGTGCTCGCTCATGAACTTCTTCTCCCTCTTTCCGTGGAGGAGGATGGCCTTTCCGTCGGAATCAACAGCCTCGAATGAGACCCTCTCGAAGAGTTTTTCCTCATCTCCGTCCTTCCATAGGTAGATGTCGTAGAACTTGAAGAGGGCCGGCTTACTCCCTTCCCTGTGCGGGACGTTGATAACTACTCCATCGCCGTGCCATACCCCGCTGGAAAAGCGCGGCTTCTCGAACTCCTCAAGGATTTCTTCGCTCTCCGTGTCAAGTATCCAGAAGGTGGTCTTCTCGCCGTCGAGGAATCCCATGTTGTCGAACCAGACGGGAACGTCGTCATCGAAGACAAAGTCCTCATCATCCCTTCTCTTGAAGCCCACAACGAGAAGCCTCCTCGAGTCGTCGTTCCACTGGACTGAGCGGATGTTTTTGGCGGAGAGGACTTTCTTTGCGCTGAGGGTCTCAATATCTGCAACCCATATCTCGGTCTCCTTCTTCTCCTCGTTGGAACGCATGAATGCGAGCTTTTTCCCGTCCGGAGAAATTCTCGGCATTGAGGCGTTCTCAACGAACCTCTTGGTTCCTCTCTCAAGGTCTTCAACCACAACGGTGCTCTCGTATTTGTTGTCCTTCATGTTGACCTTCGTGAGAACGTAGGCAACTTTGCTTCCCCTTATCCTGGGATCGCCGAGGTAGGCGAACTTAGAAAAGGTCTTCTCGTTCCATTCGATACTGCTCATAACGATATCACCGAATTATGTTTGAGCCGAAGCTTATATCGTTTGCGGAAGGTTTTAAACTCCAAAACTGTAGTTTTTCTCCATGAGGGAGACAACCGCGGTTGGAATCATACTGGCGTTGGGCGTTGGAATCTCACTTGTAACAAGGAACTACCTCGGCATAGCGTTCGCCGCGCTTGGAATTCCAGCGTATCTGGCCTACACAGCGAGGGAGCAGAACATTCTGGCGAAGTCCAGGCTCTACGACAGGGACCTCTTCCTGATGATAGTTATCTCAGCGGCGGTCATACTGGCCTTCAACTACTTTTTCGACCCAAGGGCGGGCCTGATAATACTGGCGCTGGCGGTTCCACTGATAGCGCTATACGCGGACAGGCTAAAGACCAGAAAGAAGGCTCAGGAGGCGTGAGAGGCTTCCGGTTCTCTTGTAGTGCCTCAGGGCATCTTTCATTTCTTCCCTGAACTTCTCGTCGAGACCAAATTTCTCCCGCACCCTCTTTGATATTGCGTTCTCACCTATGAAAATCATCGCCATCGCCGAGGTCAGGTTGTTTGGCTTCCTGAACCCTGCTTTCTCGAAGTCTATCAAGTAAACGTCCTCGCCGATTATGATGTGCTTCCCGCCCTGTATCTGCCCGTGGTCTATGCCCAGCCGATCCAGGAGTGCGGTTTTCTCCACTATCCTGAAGAGATGCTCCTTTTCCACGTCCGCGAAGAGGATAGGTTCACCCTCGGCGAACTCCCTGATGAGGTAGGGAAGGCCCTCGAACTCGCCAAGGCCAATGATCGGAGGAGTTACCCCAAAGGTGGAGGCAATTTTGGTAAGTTCAGCTTCTTTTTCGAAGTTGCTCCTCGGTGAGTCTGGTCTTTGAAGCTTTATCACGACTTTCCTCCCGCCTAAAACTCCAGTGAAGACTAGGCTCGTCGTCCCCTTGGCGAGTGGCTCAACGCCTCCAACGCCCTCCTCGGCCAGGTGCCTTAGAAATCCTTCCAGCCTTTTACTACTTATGATGTGTTCGAACGTCATACGCGATAAGCTTAAATAGTCCGGCGATAAAATATTTTTGGTGATAGCCATGGTGACGGCTTTTATTCTGATGGTTACGGCCGCCGGAAAGGAAAGGGAAGTTATGGAGAAGCTTCTTGCCATGCCCGAAGTTAAAGAGGCCTACGTCGTTTACGGTGAGTACGACCTCGTTGTTAAGGTCGAGACCGAGACGCTCAAGGACCTTGACCAGTTCATAACCGAGAAGATAAGGCGCATGCCCGAGATTCAGATGACCTCGACGATGATAGCCATCTGAACTTCTGACTCTTTTTGTTCTCTTACTCACTGACTTAGCTATTTCTGGGTGCCAGGAATACCCTGTCATTATCGTTGTCAAAAAGGAAAGAAAAGGGTTCATTCCACCATTTTTAGGAATATTTCTTCGAGGGTGGGTTCTTTGATTTGTAGGGTGAGTATTTTTGCTCCTTGTTTTGCTACGTAGTCGTGGAGTTCTTCCCTGATGTCTCTCTCGGCCACAATCCTGTACTTGTTTTCGCCGAGGGGTGAAGCGCGCCAGGGAGCACTGCTCCAGTCGACGGGCTTGCTCGTCTCCAGAATTATCGTGTAGCCCGCTTTCTCAAGGAACTCGCGCTTAATCTCTTCCAAGCTTCCTTCCCTGATGAGTTTTCCCTTCACGATGACTCCAACGGTATCGCAGATCTCCTCAACGTGGGCCAGGATGTGGCTTGAGAAGAAGACCGTTTTGCCCGCCTTCCTCTGCTCCCTGATTATGTCTTTGAATTCTGCGATGCCCTTTGGATCCAGGCCGCTCATTGGCTCGTCGAGGATTAAGAGGTCCGGGTCGTTAATTAGGGCCTGAGCCAGGAGGAGTCTCTGTCTCATGCCCTTTGAGAATTTGCCGACTTTTCTGTTCTTAGCCTCGCTTAGGCCGACTAAGTCTAGGAGTTCTTTGATTCTTTTCTCCTTCTCGGCCTTCGGAATTTTGAAGGCGTCGGCGATTATATCGAGGGTTTGGACTGGTGTGAGAAAGTCCCAGAGGGTCGCATGCTCGGGCATGTAGCCGATTCTCTTCTTTGCTTGGACGAGGTTGTTCTCGTCGAATTTTCCATCCCTGAAGACTTCTAGGTCGAAGAGCTGAATGCGGCCTTGTTGTGGGAAGATTAGGCCGAGGGTGCTGAGGATGGTGGTGCTTTTTCCTGCTCCGTTTGGGCCTAGGAAGCCGTAGATTTGGCCGGGTTTAACCTCAAGGTTAAGGCCGTCGAGGGCCCTAACGTCCTTGTAGAATTTGACGAGATTCTCAACTCTCATCACAAACCATCACCTCAAATCCATCCTAAGGAACCTGACTAATCCAAGCGCGAGGTACACGGGGGTGAGGCCCAGGATTATGAGAACCGGGGCCGGATTTTTGGCTATGGAGTGGCTGACCCCCAGGTATTCAATCGTGTATGTTCCGTCGTTATTGAACGAGATTTTTTCTATGTCTTCAAACGCCTCTATCATCATTACCTGGGGTGCGTAGAAGAGGTACTTCAGGTGGTACTCTTCCTGAAGCTCCTCAAGCCTCTGCTGGTACGCCGAGGCCTCTTCCGGGGTTAATTTGAGAAAATCTCCCCTCTTCTGGATTCCGAATTCCTTATCCGCTTTCTTCTCTGCCCACCCATCAACAACCTGGGGCATCACCAGGGAAGTCACAAGGAATAGGACAAGGGCAACTCCAAGGGCCGTGTTCTGGGAGCGTATCACGCTCGATATAAGAATTCCCAGGGCAAGGAGCTGGAGCATCGCCAGGAGGATGAGACCGTTGGCCAGCACGAGGTCGGAGATCAGCTTCCCCGTGAGCGAGACTCCGTAGTACTTTGTTATAACGAAGGAGAGCAGGGTGGCGATGAGAATGGCCACGATTATGCTGACCGACTGGCCCAGGAACTTGCCCAAGAGATAGGGGGCTCTTCTTATGGGCTTGCTGAGGGCCAGTCTTATCGTCCCGTTCTCAAGGTCGGAGTTCAGCGCGGTTGCCCCAGCGATGAGCGCGTAGAGCCCTATGAAGAGGAATGCACCCGCTACCACGTATTCTACGAGGCTCACTGCCAGGACTTCCTGAGGATTCGAGGCACTCTCAAGGTTGCCTTGGATTTCATAAAAAGCCATGATGTAGATCAGCACCATCAGAGCCGTTATCAGCCAGAACTTCTTCTGCCGTATGCTGTTCCCAGCTTCTAGTTTTAGACTCCACACCTATATCACCTCAGGTCTGCCTTTTTGAACTTCAACCAAGAGGCGACGAGGTAAAGTACCGTTGGGACGATCAGCATAAGCAAGTTTGCCTCATAGTCTAAAATACTGTCCAGTGGCCCTGGCGGCAGTGCTTTCTTCGGAGACACCGCCGATGCTAGGACAGAGTGCTGAACCTCTGGAACCGGGAAGTAGAGGGCCTTTCTCGCGAACTCTTCAGAGCGTCCAAACACTGCCATAAATGCTATCGGTACTGCGAAGTCCAGCAGGAAGGCCAGTAGGATTGAGGTTAGGAGTGCTTTTCTGCCCCCTGTGAGGGTTGAGAGCAGGTAGCCGAGGGCAAGGTAGTAGAGGAGCGAGAGGAATAGGAGAACTCCGAAGACGAGCCCAATTTCAACGGCCCTCCTTCCACCCCCGAGGTGAACGGCGTAGGCGATGAGAACCCCAGCGTAAAGGGCCGTGCCGAGGAAGACCGCCACCACGTCGCTCAGGAGCGTTCCCAGGAAGAAGTCCTTTCTCCTTAGGGGCTTGCTGAGCAGGACTCTGGCAGTTCCGTTCTCCACGGTCGAGCTTATTGAAAGCGCCCCGAGCGGGAGAACCACGAGGGGCAGGGGAACCCCGCTTAGGTTGAAAATGAGCGAGTTCAAAAGGCCTGCAGGGCCGTAGTGGGTGTAGCCTTTGCTGAGGGAGGGTAACTTCATCAGTGCCATCAAGCCTGAGAAAACTGCAAAGGCAATGAAGCGCTTGCTCTGCAGGCTCAGACCGAGGAAGACTCCGTAAAGCCCGCGCAGTGGGGAGGAGACACCCACGGGCACTTCCGCGGGTAGGGATCTGGATCCTCTGAGCTCCGTCAGTCTGAAGATCTCCATTCCAGCGATTGAGAGGGCAAGTGAGAGGGCTAAAAGCTCTCCAACGGACCTGTGAGATATCGAGATTTCACTTTCAAGAGAAAGAACCTTTCCGAGATAAACCGTCGGGATAAACGAATAGTCCAGCCCTCCCGCGAGGGCAAGGATGACGAAGGCCCCGAGGCCGAGAACGACTCCGAAGTCTCGGGAGGTCGCGAGCGGGAGCAGGAGGAGGGCGATTCCGATTACACCGATCAGCGAGAGCGAGAGTGCGAGCGAGCCGAGAACGTAGTCCCTGACCTCGAAGTCGTGAAGGAACATCGCGAGAGCTCCCGAAAGCACTATCCCAATAGTGGAAGCTAAGGCGAGCTTTAACCCCTCAATGACCCAGTTGAGGAAGTAGCGCCTTCTCGTTAGTGGCTTTGAGAGCATCAGGACTAAGTTGCCGCGCTCAAAGTCCGAGCCGAAGCGCGAGAGGAGGAGAATCAGGATAACTGGGAAGATCAGGTACTTGAGAAAGACGGGAAGCCACTCTGTCAAAAGTCTGAGTGTCACTAAGTAGCCAAGCTTTTCTGGGGGGAGTGTTATGTTGTGGACGCTGAAATAGTATAGCTCCAGCTCTACTCCGATGGCTGGGAAGAGAGAAAGGAGGAAGACGATAACTGGATGGTTAGTTCCGATCCGTTCCATCAGCTTGGCTCCTTTCATCTGACCACGCCCCTAAGCTCGATTCTGAGAGCGCGCAGATGGATAAGGAGTATAACGGGTAGCGTGAGAATAAGGAACAAGACGGCGACGAGGATTGAGTTCTCCTGGAGCGTTGGACTCATCAAAAGCCCTAAAAACGGGAGCACTACGAGCGCCAGTTTCCTGCTGAAGAGACCGATGAGAAAAATGACGGCCGACGTGAAGAGAAGCACTGGGAAGGAGGGGCCAAAAACAGGTGTGAAAAGAGTAAAAACGGCCGAAACCACGAGGAAACGCCTGGTTATGTATGTCCTTCTTACGGGTTTGCTGAGGATTAGGGAGTAATCTTCCGAGAGGATCTCCAGCACTGCCAGGGGGAGGAGGAATAGGGAGAAGAACGCCTTAAGAGTTCCCTCAACCGGAAGGATCAACACCATGAAGAGCGCGAGGAACGCTCTCGAAGCCCAGAGGGCCGCCACCTCCTTCCGAACCCACCAGGGGAGCGATTGGACGTACAGTGATGGGAGTGTCGGTCTTAGAAGTCCGCCTGGTTCGAGGCGGAGGAAAGTAAGGAGGGAAACCGCGAGTAGAAGGGCCGTAAAGCCAAGAGAAACCCCGAACCTAAGAAATGCATCTTCTCGATCTCCACCCGCAACGTCGCGGGCAAAGAGTTCGAGCTGGACGCCGGGTGAGAAGAACGCCATATTGCCGTACTCCTTTTCGAGGGAGTGCACGATAGCAGAGTACTCGGCTTTTTTGGCCTCGTAATCAGCAAAGGTCTCGATTCCCAGCGCTTTCTGAGCGTTGTCTTGGGCCTTCATATCTATGTAGCCCATTGGGACAAACGTCAGAAAGAGGAAAATCACAGTCCCCACGAGGACGACCTTCTTCGGATTTTTGAGGAAAAACGCGGTTAGGTATCCCATTGGAAGGAAGGGAAGGGCAAACACGGCATAGAGGGCGCTTATGGGTTTTATGACTGCAGGGAGGAATACAAAAAGGGACAGTGTGATGTGGGAGAGGAGGAGTCCAATGAAGAGCCCGGCCCTTCGGAAAGGCTTAGAGAGCAGTATTTCAATGCCCTCGGAGATGCCCATCGGGAAAACCGATGAAAGCAAGAAGCCGAGGGCTAAGTAAGGAATTATGGGCGAGATTTCACTATCAATGAGCATGGAGATCAGGGTTAGGGTCGATGCAACCAGGAGGGGTCTTGAGAGCCGTCGTGCTTCTATTTTGAGGATGGTCAGCATTTTATCACCACAGGAATTCAATCGGGATTTGGCAGGAGGCATGAATGCTAATGAGCCACTTTTTATATATCTAAAAACTTTAGCACTACTTTAAAGATATCCTCAATTCCAATCAGGAAAAGTTAGAAGGAGAACTTAAAAATTTACCTCTTGTCTGTTCCTCATGCGCTTTAGCCCTCGCGGCATCCTTAGACCCTTTGAACACCGCTAAGGGACATGGGATAATGGGCTGGCCGGCATCGTGGGGAGTACACTCCAACTTCGACCTCTAATTCTGGAGGGAGATACGGCATAATCACAGCCGTGGCTGCCACTGATCAACGTCCTCCTTGAGCACGTTTGACACCGCGATTGCAAAGAACGCTATTACCACCGCCGAGACGAGGACTGCCCACCAGTAGCGACCCATCAAGGCTCCCTGCTTGAGAAGTTCTGAGGTGTAAGAGCCCCAATTAGTGCCAGGAATAATGTTGAACAGACCGAGCACCGAAACAAACGCCACCACCCTGGGGAAGAGCATGCTGACGTAGGAGAGCGTATAACTGAGCACGAGGGGGAGAATGTGCCTCAATATTATGTAGACATCCGAGGCACCCATGCTTTTGCTGGCCGCAATGTACTCCTGAACTTTCTCATTTTCCACTATGCCCCGTACGGAGTTGGAGTACTGGCTGAAAAAGAAGAGCGCTATGATGATCCCGGCGAGCCAGTCTGGGATAATGAGTTTAGTGTACGCTCCCACCTTGGAAACGGCGTATATCATTACCAAGACGAGAGGGATTGCCGGTATTGAGTGAAACGCCTCCACAAGCACCCTGGCAGCATCACCGATAACGTTGGAGTAATAGCCTGACATGACGCCAAAGGGCAGGCCTATGACTATAACGAACAGCACTGCAAAGCCAGCGAGCACAATAGTTCCCCATGTGGCCCGTACAAAGCCGGCCCATAGATCCCTGCCATATCCGTCGGTACCCAACAGGCCGTAGGCGTTGCCGAATAGAACTACCTCCCCAGATTCGACTCTAATTGTGTAGTCCCCCATCAAAAGAGTCCCATCTCCAGAGAGGAAGAGAATCTGAGCAGGCTCGTGAAGAACAATACTCCCCTCATCGAGGCCCAGCTCCCTTCCGAAGGCTTTGACTTGGGCGGCCAAGGTGACGTTGGAGTTGACGCTTCCCGTTCCCGAAAGCCTGATTGAAAGGCCATCCGGACGGATTATGAGGAGGGTGGCGTTTGAAAGCACCAAGTTGGTCGGTAGGGTTCTCACGGACACAACAACCTCATCCCCTTCGCTTAATTTAAGCGACCCCATGTCTGCTCTTGGATGCCAAACAGGGAGGGCGTTTTTTGGATAGTCGACCCAGTAAAGCCTATCGTCCCAGTGCTTCATCTCCTCTGAAGAAACCGAGCTACGTGCGCCCAGCATGAACACGATAAAAACAGCCACCATCATGAGTCCTCGCTTGTTCACCCTCATGCCGTAATCCCCCTCGGGTCAAGTCTGGTTTTGAGGAATTCGACTGCCATAGCTATAAGGAGGTTCAGCACTATGAATACCAAGAGAGGGAATGCAAAGAGGCTGGGGACGAAGTAGAAGGTTTCTGCCATTGAACCGGAGAAGCTTGAACCAATCATTTGTCCCAGCCCTCCAAGCTTAAAGAGGTGGTCAACGACGATAACTATGCCCTCGACCTCGATTAAGTGAGAAAACCATATGGACAGCGCCGGCACGGATATCGCCCTAAGGGCGGACATCAGAATCCTGTTTTCGGGAAGGCCCATAGCACGTTTGTAACTCACATAGGGGTTGAGAACCTCCCTGCTTAACAAAAAGTAAAACTCGACGGCAAGATACCAGAAAGAGGTCAGGACGACCGTAAGAACGGGGAACACCATGCTCTCAAGGACATCGAGTAGCCCGGCACCTGGTCCGGGGGATATTACGAGATCGTTGGGGAGCGGCGAGTAAATGATGAGTAGGATGAAGACAACACCAGGCCACCAGGCGGGAATTCCCAAAACCACCTTGGTAAGGTTATTCAATAGCCCAGCCACCCTCGGACTTTTTAGTGCCCAAAAGGCAACCATGAGCGAGAGCGGGACTAAAATGATCTCGGAGATAAAGAGGAGAATCAAAGTTCGCAGAAGAGCCTCTTTTCTTGGAATCCTGAACTGGTATAACTCAAGTTTTCTCCAAATTTTGTCCTGAGGGGGTTTTACCGACGATACGAGTGCATTAAAGCCCACAACCACCGAGGGCTTTGTGAGTTCCGGGTACTTCTTGGGGGCTATGTACTTCATGTAGTACTCCTCTGGCGTCATGCCCAACTTAGGGGCGTTTTTGTAAACCTCAGGATGTTTTAGGATATCGTTTTTTGCCATCTCCCTAAGTCCAGCCTTGACGCCCGTTCCCACTAAAAAGGTCACCAGCAAGAGCGTCAGCGTGAACCTGACGGCCACCCGGAGCAGTCCCCGTGCGTTTCTCAATCAAATCCCTCCAAAATAATGTCCCCTCAGAAATCGACATTCCCAACTGTTCCTCACTTTCCTTTTAGACTTATATCGAGACTTAGGGAATCCCCTCCCTCGTTCCTGATAATAACCTTCCAAGAACCCTCGGGAAGCTTCACGGTCTCCTTAACCTTGGTAACGTTCCCCCTCTTGAAAATCTCCTTTGATCCGTCCGAGGAGACTATCAGCAGGGTAAACGGACCGTTTCCGGAGACATTCACGTCCAAATCCACAGGTCCCTTAAAGGAGTACCTGAGCTCTTTATGAGGTCCAATTATCTTGCCCTTCGAGTAAACGAAGTTTCCTCCCTCCATGCATCCGGCAACGAGAGCCACAAGGAGCAAACTGGTTAAAACTACGAGGCCCCCTCTACTCATCCTTCATCCCCCGGCCGATAACTAAAATTCCCAAAGCAGAAATGATCACGAGACATTATAAATTTTACCTCTTCTTTGAGACATTGCACTTTATGGATGGGGATAGATAAGTAGCAAAACTAAACACAATAACAATAAAGAAAAATCCTCACTTGTTCATCATCAGCCTTATCCTCTCGGCGGCGTCCTTCGCCTTGTCGGAGATGTTGCTGAGGGTTCTGGCTATGTTGAGGATGTAGAAGCCCTCGCTCCAGTCCATCCTGCCAGCGTTCTGGAAGACCAGCCTCATAAGCTCCGTATCGAGGCCGTCGATCTTGCTTTCGACTCCCTCAATCTCATGTATGATCTCGTACTCCCTCTCGATCTCCTTTTCTGCAAACCCGCTCTCGATGACCCTGTCCATCTGGACTATCGCCTCATAGACAAGCTTAGCCGCTTTGATGCTCTCCGTGCCCATCTGAAGGATGACTTCTTTTATCTCCTCTGGAATGTTTCCAGGTTCTTTAACGAGGAGCCACTTGGCTGTGTCCTCTGCGGCATCGGCCACCTTGTCCTGCATGTGGAGGTATATGAGGACGTCCTCCCTCGCCACTGCCATCATGAGCTTTGAGCTGAGGGAGTCCCTTATCTCCTCTTTTATCCTGTCCGCAACGTCCTCAAGCCTGTCCACTTCGAGGGCGAGCTTCTTCATCTCCTCGTAGTTGCCCTCACGCCACGCCTGGAGCGCCTTCTCAAGGGTCTCAACGGTTTGGAGGGCAACCTCGGCGTGCTTTATCAGAGGTTTAAATGGACTTTTCGCAAAGAGCTTGGTCCAGACCTGCATGTTATCACCCCACAATCATCAGGATCTTGAATAGGAAAGCACTGATTAGGGCCGCCACGGGAACCGTAACGAACCACGAGATGATTATATCCCTAACGATGTCCTTGTTTATTGCCTTTACTCCCCTGGCGAGGCCAACGCCGATGACCGCGCCAACGACAACGTGGGTCGTTGAGATCGGAAGCCCGAGCCAGCTCGCCACAAGAACGACGGTAGCGGCCGAGAAGTCTATTGTAAAGCCGCGCGTGTTGGTAAGCTCGGTTATCTTCTTCCCAACGGTCTCCATAACGCGGTAGCCGTAGGTGGCCACTCCAATAGCTATGCCAAGGCCGCCCATGGCCAGTATCCACCTCGGAACTGGAACCTTCATTCCGGCCATCCCCATAGTTGCCACCGCGTAAACAGCCGCCACAGGCCCTATCGCGTTGGCGACGTCGTTTGCCCCGTGGGCTAAGGCGACGTAGCCAGAGGTTATGACCTGAACGCGCCTGAAAATCGACTCAACCCCTATAAACGGGTCAGATGACGGGAACTTAACCCTGAGGGTGAGGAAGAGTATCAGGAACACAACGAGGCCTGCAGGAATGCCGTAGAAGAGCACTCCAGTCTTCAGGCTCTTTCCGTGGAGAACCTTGATGTAGAACATCGTGCCTATCACAACGAAGGCCAGCCCAATCCAGAAGGGCGACCAGATTTTGGAGCTTCTAACGGGGTCTTTTCTTTCGAAGATGCTCTTGGTCAGGGCCTTGAAGACCAGGAAGGCCATTATGGCGCCTATTATCGGTGAGAGTATCCAGCTGAGAACCACTTGAGTCATCTTGCCCCAGTTGACTATTGAGAACCCTGCGTAGACTATGCCGTAGCCCACGATTCCGCCTATGATCGAATGGGTAGTCGAGACGGGCAGGCCGAACTTAGTGGCTATGACCAGCCAGATCGTAGCGGCAAGCAGAGCCGCAACCGAGCCATAGATAAGCACCGTTGGATCGGTTATCCTGTCCGGGTAGAGGATTCCTTTCCTTATCGTCTCCGTGACGCTCTTTCCGAAGAAATACGCTCCAGTGAACTCAAGGACTCCCGCTATCAAAACTGCCTGCTTAGGAGTTATCGCCTTTGCACCAACGGCTGTGCTCATTGAATTCGCCGCATCGTTCGCTCCTATGGCCCACGCCATTCCAAAACCGACGATTATAGTTATCAGCAACCAGGGATCCATGACCGCCACCAGAGGTAGCAAAATTGTGCTATATAAATATCTTGCCGCAGTAGAATATACTCATGAAGATGTCTCTATATAGGGTGGATAGAATAAATAGAAAATCAGGGAGAGACTTCAACAGGTTCAACCTCAATAGAACCGTCGTCCCTCATGAACAGACGGACGTAGTGGTAGAAGCCACCCTCCTCTGGCTTGGCGTAGAGTGGAGCACCTCCGCCACCAGTTATGACAAACGGAACTCCCTCGTAGGTGCCGTACCAGTAGACGTGGATGTGGCCGAAGATTCCAAAGGCGTTGTATTCCCTCATAAGTTCGAGAAGCTTCTTGGCATCAGAGGGGTCAAGGGTGTGCTCATCGCTCGGCCTCGGATCGTAGGGCGGCGCGTGCATGACTATGACTGGCCTCTCTCCGCGTTCCTTCGCCCTTTCAAGTTCTTTCTCCAGCCACGCCCACTGTTCATCGGTGAGCCTGTAGCCGTTCATAACGTTGTTGGCAAAGATGTAGCGGTAGCCCCCGAGGCTGAAGGCGTAGTCAGTCGGGCCGAAGTAGTAATGGTAGATGTTGACGCTCTCCCCATTGTACTCGTGGTTCCCAACGGCCACGAATACCGGCTTGTTCCACTTCCAGGCCTTCATAAGCTCCTCCCACTGGTAAATCGTGCCCGAGTACACGAGGTCGCCGCTGTCAATAACAAAGGCACCGTTTTCCTTGTTGATTGCGTCCCTGATCTTGAAGAAGACCTCTGGCTGTTTCTCGCCGCTTCCTGGCCTGTGGTCGCCGAACGCTAAAACGGTGTAGTTGCTAACGTTTGCGGGTATTATTGAGAAGTCTCCAGAAGAGACCACGACTACCTTCGTTCCGCCGAAGATTGCCTCTTTCATTGCGTCTTCCTGGTCACTCACGGCCATAACGTAGTTGGGGTTGATGTTGTCTATCACATAGGTGAGGGTTATCCCTTTGTTGTTCTTCACCCTAACGCTCACGTTGAAGCCGAGGGCACGGATGTAGACCTTGGTGTCGTTCACCATCCTGATGAATCCTCCGCTGACTGTTATGTTCTCTCCTTTAACGACGCGCCAGTAGTACTGGAAGGGTTCGTCGAATATTATCTGGTGGAGAGTAACGAACTCATCCTCCCCCGCGATTCCGTCGAGGTTCGTGTCCCCTATCTCCTTCA
This sequence is a window from Thermococcus kodakarensis KOD1. Protein-coding genes within it:
- a CDS encoding inorganic phosphate transporter yields the protein MDPWLLITIIVGFGMAWAIGANDAANSMSTAVGAKAITPKQAVLIAGVLEFTGAYFFGKSVTETIRKGILYPDRITDPTVLIYGSVAALLAATIWLVIATKFGLPVSTTHSIIGGIVGYGIVYAGFSIVNWGKMTQVVLSWILSPIIGAIMAFLVFKALTKSIFERKDPVRSSKIWSPFWIGLAFVVIGTMFYIKVLHGKSLKTGVLFYGIPAGLVVFLILFLTLRVKFPSSDPFIGVESIFRRVQVITSGYVALAHGANDVANAIGPVAAVYAVATMGMAGMKVPVPRWILAMGGLGIAIGVATYGYRVMETVGKKITELTNTRGFTIDFSAATVVLVASWLGLPISTTHVVVGAVIGVGLARGVKAINKDIVRDIIISWFVTVPVAALISAFLFKILMIVG
- a CDS encoding metallophosphoesterase family protein gives rise to the protein MGMKKAVALLILSVVFIAGCIGGTTNTNTKTASTSAGSSGINFKSYAPGKVLASWYELFNETFYVSNGYEDLVKHYFPNASVKPSSEYPGSGILVLSPQDVYSKKILFGKPVQVQKLDFFGYIAYRNGMHYIGPWHGVVAIFNSKEGNPVMVVSGTSRAGVGAALNFLAGVKSGKVQLDRTAVVRSGNFEGMLVKEIGDTNLDGIAGEDEFVTLHQIIFDEPFQYYWRVVKGENITVSGGFIRMVNDTKVYIRALGFNVSVRVKNNKGITLTYVIDNINPNYVMAVSDQEDAMKEAIFGGTKVVVVSSGDFSIIPANVSNYTVLAFGDHRPGSGEKQPEVFFKIRDAINKENGAFVIDSGDLVYSGTIYQWEELMKAWKWNKPVFVAVGNHEYNGESVNIYHYYFGPTDYAFSLGGYRYIFANNVMNGYRLTDEQWAWLEKELERAKERGERPVIVMHAPPYDPRPSDEHTLDPSDAKKLLELMREYNAFGIFGHIHVYWYGTYEGVPFVITGGGGAPLYAKPEEGGFYHYVRLFMRDDGSIEVEPVEVSP